The segment ATATTTTAGTTCCGGATCATAATAATTATTGATATTGTCAATTCCTACAACTTCATTACCATCTTCAATTATTTTTTGTGGAGAGGTGATACCCTATGAACCCTGCAGCACCCGTTATGAGATTTTTCATGATAGCTCCTATTTATAGATGAATTAATTGTTATACTCTTTAATTTTAAGAGATTTACAAATTACCAATGATTTTTTCCAAAGCTAAGTTAGTGAAGGACACAATATAAAAGTACTATTGAATATATGCTTTGGTTCTGATGAGAGGTTTATCGGAATTCTCTTAACTATCCTTTTGTATATAACTAGAAATGTTAAGATGCTTTGATGAAAAATAACCCATCATATAAAATTTTTTACCATAAGAGATTTATTGATAAGTCGTTCGGATAAATCATTTAATCGATCACAGATATTATCAAAAAATGTTTTTTTGTGAGGAGACCATATAAAAAAATCTCCATTTCTTGAACTTTCATCCATTATCGTAAAATCAAAATTGTGTTTCCAAGCAACATAACAAAAGCTAAGCTGATCTCTCTTGCTATGACACATGAGCTCGCTCCACCAATCTTCCATTACAGTTACTACTTTCTTTACATTGTGCCTTCGCAAGAGTACGTTATTTTCGGTCAACCCATTATTTATAGGATAGCCTAATTTTTGGTATTTATTCATTTGTTTATTAATTTTTGCCTCATCATCTCTTCCCAATTCAATACAAGCTTTTGCTTCCTCATATATGCAACTTCTTTGAGGATGATCGGGACAAGCCATGAACCCATCAATTAAATATTTCTGAATGAGTATTTCCACATCACCAATAATATCTATATTTCCATCTACATAGACACTATATTCATACTCTTTGAAAAAGCGATGTGGTAATATTTTTAGGTACCTGTTCTTTAAATTAGGAGGAAATTCTTCCATTTCAAAATAGATTACTTCCCAAATATCAGACTTTAGTTTTGGATTATCTGTAAAACACACATAATCACAACTTGAAGATATATAAGATGGGTCTTTAAGATCATCGTACCCACCAAATATAGCAGTGTAAATAACTATATTTGCCATCAACGACCTCTAAAATGATAAAATTTATCTATTATATAAGATAATCTGATTTATCTTTTTTTTGATTTATTGCATGTAAGTAGAACATAGGATGAATATAAGAAAGTTTTTGTGCATTTAAGTAGAGAGAGTACAAAGGACAATAATAGAAGTGATCAAAATGGGATACGATATTATAACCTTCTTAAAAAACAGGATTCAGGATTTTAAATTAATACGTATTTGTAAACAGAAAGGGTTTCCTCTAAAGGTTTTGATTGCTTGTGATGTTGATATTTTAACATTGCCAGATGATATAATTTTGAATCATCCTGTGGGTGTGGTTATTTCATCATTTGCTAAAATTGGCAATGGATGCAACATCAAACAAAATGTTACAATTGGTGCAAAATATCCAGACACCGCAAATCCAGAATATCCAACAGTTGGAAATCATGTTTTAGTTGGTGCTGGATCGGTGATTATTGGAAATATCACCGTTGGAGATTATGCTACGATTGGGGCCGGTTCAATTGTATTAAAAGATGTTCCTGCAGGTGCTACCGTTACGGGAGTATGGAAGTAAAGTTTTAGACAGAGGAATTTTGATTAGGGGAAAAAACAACAATTTGAAATCCTTTTAAATGACTTTGCAGAAACCTCCAACAAGACAAAACATAAATCTTGACATACCTGCCAAGATTGCATATCAATACCTTGAATTTTACGTAACAGAAATAATTTCTTTCCAAATCTGAAACATCGTTTCAACAAGATTACGCAGAGAATAAATTTATTCATCAAATTCATTTATAACTTTCCTTCAAGAACCCACTTCATCCATTAATGATAGATTGATATTCTATTGCGGTGATAAAATCACAAAATTGCTGTAAATTGTAGAGAATTATGATTTACTAATGATTATTCCCAAAAAATGTTTGTAGCTAAGCTTTTTCAAAATAATAAAGGCACAACTTGTGATGGCATTGATATCCCTATTTATTAAAAATTAAACATTTTCCTTATAAGTAACAGTGTTTCATGATTTAAGCGTTTATCAACAAAATATACCATAATGAGGAAAAGTAAAAAACCTATGATTGAAACTGATACAAAACCTATAAATTCACTTGTATCAATGACAAGTTTTAAAATAACTATAGATGCGACCATAGTTGTTCCGATCATCAAAGGGTAAACTAATTGTTGAACGAATTTTTTAATTCCACATTTTGTAATCTTTATAACATCAAAAATAAGTCCTAAACCACAAATAAAAATACTTAAAAAAACCACGAATGAAGCCCCCAAGAGTTCCCATTTTATAGTAAAAGGATAAATTAAGACAGCTATAACAAACAAACGAACTATCTGCCATTTAGTATCTATTTTAGGTTTTCCAACGGCGTAAAATATAGGACCTGCAGTTGCTGCCAGAGATCGTACTAATCCTGCAAAAACCAACACTTGCATTACTGGTACCATAGGCAACCATTTTTCTCCTAAAAATATTGTTGTAAAATCATAAGCTAAAATAAAGATTAAACCAGCGATTGGAAATGATAGGAATGTAGTAAACTGAAACACTCTCAAATATGCTTCTCTCAATTTGGGGATATCGTCTTGTATTTTTGAGTAGACCGGAAATGTTACCTGCGAGATTACATGAGTTATTTCTGTCGCAGGCAAATTCGAAAGCTTATAAGCCATTTGATAAAACCCTAAAGCAGTTACACCTAATAGCCTTCCCACTAAAATATCATCACCCTGAGTAACTAAAAATATTAATGCACTTGACCCTAAGATCCATTTTCCATATCCAAAAAGTTCCTTTCCCTTTCCAACATCGAAACTCAAATGTGGCCTATAAGGGTGTATGAAGTAACTTACAACAAACATCACCATATTGCCTGCAAGTAAACCAAATACAAGAGCCCATACATTACCTAAGATTAAAACTGCAACAACAGCTACAATAAAATCTGCCAATGTACCACTTAATTGGTAGAAAAATTGTTTATTGAACTCTAATTCCTTTTGGAAATGGATTACACCAATATTAGTAAATGCTTGGAAAACTATCGAAAGACCAATTACTTGTATTATTGGTTTCGCCTCCGGTGCATCGAAGAAGGTTGCAGCGTAAGGTGCAATTAAATATAAGATAGCAAATAGGATAAGACCACGCAGGATTAAAAAAGTCCAAGCACTGTTCAAATAAGGCTTAATATCGCATTTCTTTTGAATTAGTGCTAGTTGGAATCCTGTTTGTGAAAATGTCTCCAATGTTGCCATTGCTAAGAGTGCGATGCCCATCAGACCAAAATCATTAGGTGCAAGAATGCGAGCAAGAATCACAAGTCTTGCTAAGCCAAACAATTGTTGTACTACTCGAAGTAAAAATACCCAAACACCACTTATAATAGCACGTTGAGACAGATCTTTTTCAGAATGTTTTATGTTATTAGTGGTTTCATTTTCTGTCATTTATATCTTATTGTTTTCTTTCGTTCGCAACGATATTTCCCGCCTTCAACAAGCTCTCAAAAGTCCCCGCATCGCTCCAGAATCCATCAAGCACCTTACACTTCATGGCTCCATTATCAATGTAGTAGTTATTCACATCCGTGATCTCAAGCTCTCCCCTACCCGAAGGCTCAAGCGTTTTGATAACTTCAAAGACCTTATTGTCATAGATATACATACCTGTAACTGCATAATTGGTCTTTGGAACTTCAGGCTTTTCCTCGATGCCTATCACTTGGTCACCGTCCAGTTCTGCCACACCAAACCTGTTAGCATCAGTAACTTCTTTGAGGAAAATCCTTGCACCGCCTTTGAAGCTTTCGATGTCTTCTTTGATGCTATCCTGGAATATGTTATCGCCTAGTATTACGGTCACATCATCGTCATCGGCAAAATCCTCTACAAGGCCAAGGGCCTGTGCAATACCACCGGCTTCCTCCTGTATCTCATACGTAAGCCGGACTCCAAAATCTGAGCCAGATCCAAGGAGTTCGAGGAAGTGGCCTGCATGCCCCCTGCCTGAGACGATCATTATGTCCTTGATTTCTGCATCGACCAAGGTCTGCAGCGGGTAATAGATCATTGGCTTGTCATAGACTGGCAAAAGGTGTTTGTTTGTCACTTTTGTAAGGGGGTACAACCTGCTTCCTGTACCACCTGCAAGTATTACTCCTTTCATGTTTTCCTCTCCTTCAGGTAATCATCTAGTGCTTCTTTCCAGTCCCTCATAGGACTGGTTTTAGTGTTAGTCAGGACTGAATATTTGGGACGCTTTGCTTTTCTTGGGAACTCATCACTTGTGCATGGGACAGCATTGTCTATGATCTCGGATGCAAACTCATACCAGGAACATACACCTTCATTGGTTATGTGGTATATTCCGGGTCCAAGATCGATCATTTCTCTGGTTTTATGGGCCAGATCCACTGTATATGTTGGTTTTCCGAATTGGTCATTGACAACTTTTACGTTATCCAGCTCTTCCGATAATCTCAACATCGTTTCAACGAAATTTTTCCCGTTGGAACCAAACAGCCAGGATATCCTGATAACCCTATAATCGTTCAGATTTTCGATTATCTTTTGTTCGCCCATGAGCTTTGATTGGCCATACAAATTGATGGGATCTGGTTCATCTCCTTCCGAATACTCATCCTTTGAGCCGTCAAACACATAATCTGTGCTGAAATGGACCATTTTGGCTCCTGCATTTGAACAGGCTTCTGCAACATATCCGGGTCCATGCCCATTGACAGCAAAGGCAAGGTACTCATCGTCCTCACAGCCATCCACATCAGTATATGCAGCTGCGTTTATCACAACATCGGGATTTATCTGCCCGATCGTTTGTACGACCTCATCCCGCTTTGTAATATCAAGCTCCTTGCGTGTTAATTGTACAGCATCCGGGAACACCTTACAGAGATCCGTGCCGAGCATCCCCCCGGCTCCAATGATCACTGTTTTAATGGTTCCCACCACCATTTATTCTCTTTATACCAGCTAATCGTATGCTCCAGAGCGGTATCAAAATCATATGCCGGATTCCATCCCATTTTTTGGAGTTTGCTGCAGTCAAGGGAATACCTGAAATCATGCCCTTTTCGGTCTTCCACATATTCGATCATGGATTCATCATATCCAAACGCTTCAAGGAGCCTGTGAGTGATCTCAAGATTGGTAAGTTCATTCCCACCGCCAATATTGTAGATCTGTCCGGGATTTCCATTATGAAGAACAAAATCCACAGCTGAACAATGGTCCTCCACATAGATCCAGTCCCTCACATTTAATCCGGTCCCGTAAACCGGTACTTTTTCACCTTCCATGAGTCTGCTGATGAAAAAAGGAATCAGTTTCTCAGGGAACTGGTAGGGACCGAAATTGTTCGTACACCTTGTTACTGTAACCGGAAGACCATGTGTGATATAATACGACATTGCCAGCAGGTCAGATCCGGCTTTGCTTGAAGAATATGGACTTGAAGGATTCAGCATGTCTTCTTCAACAAAAGAGCCTTCCTTAGTGCTGCCATACACTTCGTCAGTGGAGATGTGAATGAACTTCTTGATATCATTTGCAAGCGCACTCTGAAGAAGGTTATTGGTGCCAAGAACATTCGTCGATACGAAAACCGAACAATCTTCAATCGAACGGTCCACATGGCTTTCAGCCGCAAAATGGACCACCTGATCGACTTCTTTCATCACTTCATTTATAATGACAGGATCACAGATATCTACTTTAACAAAAGAGTAATTAGGGTTATCCACAACATCTTTAAGGTTCTCGGGATTTCCTGCATATGTAAGTTTATCAAGATTTATGATTTCATAATCAGGATATTTTTCCAGCGTATAATGAATAAAATTGCTGCCAATGAATCCACAGCCGCCTGTCACTAATAATTTCACTCGTATCACCTTAAGACATATTTTATGGATCTTTTTTTATTCAAATAGAGAGTCAAAAGTTCATTTCGGCGTTTTTCATTTCCGGAAGAATATTATCTTTTCCAGAAACATTTATATCGCAGTCTTTTACTTTCCAGTCAATGTTCAATAATCGGTCATTGTATAAAATCCCTGTTTCAGATTCCGGATGATAATATTCATCGCATTTATACGCAAAAACTGCAGATTCGCTCAAAACAGAAAAACCATGTGCAAAACCTTTCGGGATCAAAAACTGTCTTTTATTTTCAGCAGAAAGTTCAACTCCAAACCACTTCCCAAAAGTTGGAGAACCTTTTCTAAGATCAACTGCAACATCATACACTTTCCCTTGCAGCACCCGAACCAATTTTGTCTGGCTATAAGGAGCTAATTGATAATGGAGGCCACGAATAACCCCATAGGAAGATCTTGATTGGTTGTCCTGGACAAAATTGAATTCCATTCCGGTCAAATCATCAATTATCTTTTTATTGTAGCTTTCGAAGAAATAACCTCTGTCATCCTCAAATACTTCAGGCTCAATAATAAAAAGATCACTTATCCCAGTCTCTATCAACGTCATCATAAAATTCACTCTCGCTCATACTCATCATCAAACCGAACAACATAATCTTCTCAAAGCTGTGCTTAGATCTCAAAAAGCAACTTCTTGGGATTCGGAAACCCGTGTTGATACAAACACTTTGATGAACATACTCTTGCAATCATTTTCAACACACACCCTATTCTTTCGAAAATAATCAAGTATTAACTCCTATCATTATACATTTGAACACTCATTTGCTTTTAGGGAATACAATTATGTCCTTAAACGTGTCCCTTTCTCAATGTTAAATACATGTTAATTATGCTTATTTTCATACTAATATGGAGTTATGTTAACAGTTAAAGATTGAATGATATTTGTAGTAGCCTTCAATATTTTTGTTGTTTTTGGTCCTCAATAGCTAAATTGTTACTAATCCATTAATTTTGGAAATCTATATTAAGTATATTCAAATCTATAAACTCTTATGTTCTCATCAGAGCCATCAGGGATCAAAATCATAGACTGATCTATATGCTCAATTACTTCTGGGTCTGAAAAATAGGAATTCAGCTTTTGATCTGCAATTACCCATCCATTTTTATTATTTGTTTCATCTTTAAACATATCATAATCTTTGAGTATGATCACCCCTGTATATCTATCTCTCAAAATTCCATCCATATCCTCAAAAGCATAGTACTCATTTTGTCTGAGCCAGTAATCAGTATACCCCAGATAATATAAACTACATATCGGCATTGTGCTGAGTATCACATCATCTTCAACCATGTTTTTCTGAACGTACTCCGCTGCATGTTGCCAATTTGGATGCGGAGTTTCATAAGGGAGAGGTTGATAATCATTGCTATTTAATTCATATAAACCAACACCATTGGGAATCAAAAATAATAAAATTATGAGCATAGGGGCATATTTACTTATTAATTTGCAGTTAACGTGATTAATCCTCTGCAATAATTCAAATATACCATTCGAAGCGAGTGCAATAAATAAAGGATATATGAAAAACAAGTATCTTGTACACTTGGAATCAAGAAATAATGTTAGAAGGACAAATGGGACAAAGAATCCTATCATAATGACTGAATGATCATAATTCTCTTTTTCGGAGTGAAATAATGAAAAAAATACAAAAAATGAGAGAATGGGGAAATATCTGATAAGGAAATGTGCATAGAAATCCAATCCCATTCTCATTCCAATTGGCGTATATTGAGGTGCAAATGGAATATTTTCAATTAGAACATTAATGAGAACTAAAATTATAGAAATGGTAACAATAAAAAAAAGCGAGCTATGTTTTGTATCAAATAAGTTATTCTTGGCAGCAACCATTTTAAAGACCAGATATGCAAAATAAGAGAAACCAATAGGAAGAAATAGAATATAGAACTGGTGTACATAATAGGTCAATATTATAATTGCAATCGATGCTAAAACCAGAGCAATAATTTTTTTGTTATTTTTTTCTTTTTGCACATTCTTTGGTACAAGTTCTTTGGAGAGTTCATACACTATAAATAGAAATGTTACATAGAGAAACTGTAATAGAATATACATCCGAGCATTAACAGACCAATAAATTTGCCAGGATGAGATTGATAATAGAGCCACAGTAACAAGGGCAACTTCTTGCGACAATACAGCTTTTATGAAGAAATAAGTAACTATTAGGGACAAAATTCCAATAATAATAAATGGTAGTCGAGCTGTAATTTCAGAAACACCAAATAATTTGAAAGAACCTGCAACAAGTAATGTGGTTATGATAGAACGGTCATAAGGAATCTCTGACGGCAATAAAGGTTCTCCAGTTTCTAAGATACCAATTGCAGCGAAAACATGAAACATCTCATCTACCCAAAACTGTAGTGGATTAATTAGCCTAATTAAAGCTAGAATTGAAAAAATAGATATTGGAAGAAGAAATAAGTAATTTTTTTTGAGATTCATGCTTGCAATAAATCTAACATAGTTATTAAATTTATTCCCAAACTGTACCTGTAAAAATACTTTTCAGTAAATTAGATTAAACTACTATAATTTTAATAGCAAAAATTTCACTGTGTTTGTTTACTCAAAAAATAGAAAGTAGATACGTAATACCCAGAAGAAATTCATTTTAAAAATTTAATGTTAAAATTAAATAAAAAATTAATTTTTAAAACAACAAAAACTAATACATCCTATAACAACTAAATTTTGAATATTTTATAGAAAACTTTATGAAATAAAAGAAGGATGTAAGTAGAAATTAAGCAGCATTAGCAGTAATTATAAACTAAAAACGTATAATGTGATTTGAATGTTTTTAGAGGTTGCCTGGTAATCCGACCTAAAATGTTAGTCTGGAACTGTGGTTATAAATGAGTTCAAACTTAGCCTTCAATAAAGAAACTATTGAAACACTTACAATCGAAATTTCCAGATTGCCCACCTATATAGATTTCTATATAGGGATAGAAAAACTGCTCTGCTTTCTATTCATATCTGCATACATTTATGGCTTCTTCTATATTAGAGACCGGAATAAAACGGATGCCATTCATACCAAGAGATCGAAGAAACTGATAAACTATGTATTATATGCCCTTATATGCAGTGCTATATTCTACTACATTCCATACTTCATCTCAAGCAGTGCAGCGCTACCTATTGTAACAGCAACCTTTGCCCTCGGTCTAACCATATTGTACCTGCAAAGGTCGGAAAAGAGATTATCATATACATTACACCCAAAATGGATCAGGAGGTCATATGTAATCGACCATGAGAAAATCTATGAATTAATCTCATTTTTGTTCTATGGTCTGCTGTTGTTGTCCATTTTGAACATGATGGTACATCCATACTCTTCTGAAAGTGTAAGCTCACAGGCAACAAAGGTAATCATCTCCTTTGGAATCTTTTCCATATACATCAACAGAAAACAGGTATGGAATCATCTACAAACCATTCAAGAGACTGATCCAAATGATTTCAGATTTAAAAACGTTGGTACCTTTGCAATATATCTGAGCAGGGAATTATTAATACCTCTTGTCCAGTCTACCAGAGAGTTTGATCGAACAAATCCCAGACATGAAAGGATTAATAGTATCATCTCTCATACATTTATGGGACTGCTTTTAGTTATTGCAATACAATCAAACTCATCATTATTGCTACCTGAAAGATTAAAAACACCGATAACCCTGGCAACCTTCATCCTCGGTGTGACCAGCTATTACCTGAAAAGAGTCAGACCAATCTCCCCATTAATGCATGAAATGGATAATGAAGGTAAACAAGAATTCATATACGAAAGATTTGATGATACCATTACCTATGCATCTTACCTCTTGCTGACCTTTACCCTATTATACCATCTCCCATGGTCACTCGGCGACTTAAAAACAGAGATAATAATAGCTGCTATTCTTTTTGGTGCTTTAACCTTCTATTTGAACAGAGAAGAGCTTAAAAGGATCGAGGAAAGAATATGCCAGGAGAAGCTTGATGAGAAAAAGCGGGAGAAGGAATTTGCTAAGAAGTACCCTCGGATTAACCAGGTGTGGGGAATGCGGTGGATTGGAATAGAAATTTATAAGGAAGGATGGTTGTACAGCGGGACCTTAATTTCAATTGTTTTGATCGCATTTATAATTCGAATCTGGAATTTGACCATATTAGACCCATATACTGATGAATATATACATTTAGTTGCAGCAAATAATCTAATAGAAATGGGAGAAACCAGTTATACAAGAGCTTTTCTTGTGACACATCTTGTAAAAATATTTTTTATAATTGGAAATGCTACATCATTTTATGAATATTTATTTTGGGGAAGAGTACCAGGAGTTATTTTTGGTGCTTTAACAATTATTCCATTATATTATTTAGCCAAAAGAATTAATAAACCAGTTGCAGTTATTAGTGGAATTTTATTTGCGATTTCGCCTTGGGCAATCGGTGTTTCAAGAAATATAAGAGAGTATACTTA is part of the Methanococcoides methylutens MM1 genome and harbors:
- the rfbD gene encoding dTDP-4-dehydrorhamnose reductase, whose protein sequence is MIIGAGGMLGTDLCKVFPDAVQLTRKELDITKRDEVVQTIGQINPDVVINAAAYTDVDGCEDDEYLAFAVNGHGPGYVAEACSNAGAKMVHFSTDYVFDGSKDEYSEGDEPDPINLYGQSKLMGEQKIIENLNDYRVIRISWLFGSNGKNFVETMLRLSEELDNVKVVNDQFGKPTYTVDLAHKTREMIDLGPGIYHITNEGVCSWYEFASEIIDNAVPCTSDEFPRKAKRPKYSVLTNTKTSPMRDWKEALDDYLKERKT
- the rfbB gene encoding dTDP-glucose 4,6-dehydratase — encoded protein: MKLLVTGGCGFIGSNFIHYTLEKYPDYEIINLDKLTYAGNPENLKDVVDNPNYSFVKVDICDPVIINEVMKEVDQVVHFAAESHVDRSIEDCSVFVSTNVLGTNNLLQSALANDIKKFIHISTDEVYGSTKEGSFVEEDMLNPSSPYSSSKAGSDLLAMSYYITHGLPVTVTRCTNNFGPYQFPEKLIPFFISRLMEGEKVPVYGTGLNVRDWIYVEDHCSAVDFVLHNGNPGQIYNIGGGNELTNLEITHRLLEAFGYDESMIEYVEDRKGHDFRYSLDCSKLQKMGWNPAYDFDTALEHTISWYKENKWWWEPLKQ
- a CDS encoding serine O-acetyltransferase translates to MGYDIITFLKNRIQDFKLIRICKQKGFPLKVLIACDVDILTLPDDIILNHPVGVVISSFAKIGNGCNIKQNVTIGAKYPDTANPEYPTVGNHVLVGAGSVIIGNITVGDYATIGAGSIVLKDVPAGATVTGVWK
- a CDS encoding glycosyltransferase family 39 protein — translated: MNLKKNYLFLLPISIFSILALIRLINPLQFWVDEMFHVFAAIGILETGEPLLPSEIPYDRSIITTLLVAGSFKLFGVSEITARLPFIIIGILSLIVTYFFIKAVLSQEVALVTVALLSISSWQIYWSVNARMYILLQFLYVTFLFIVYELSKELVPKNVQKEKNNKKIIALVLASIAIIILTYYVHQFYILFLPIGFSYFAYLVFKMVAAKNNLFDTKHSSLFFIVTISIILVLINVLIENIPFAPQYTPIGMRMGLDFYAHFLIRYFPILSFFVFFSLFHSEKENYDHSVIMIGFFVPFVLLTLFLDSKCTRYLFFIYPLFIALASNGIFELLQRINHVNCKLISKYAPMLIILLFLIPNGVGLYELNSNDYQPLPYETPHPNWQHAAEYVQKNMVEDDVILSTMPICSLYYLGYTDYWLRQNEYYAFEDMDGILRDRYTGVIILKDYDMFKDETNNKNGWVIADQKLNSYFSDPEVIEHIDQSMILIPDGSDENIRVYRFEYT
- a CDS encoding lipopolysaccharide biosynthesis protein → MTENETTNNIKHSEKDLSQRAIISGVWVFLLRVVQQLFGLARLVILARILAPNDFGLMGIALLAMATLETFSQTGFQLALIQKKCDIKPYLNSAWTFLILRGLILFAILYLIAPYAATFFDAPEAKPIIQVIGLSIVFQAFTNIGVIHFQKELEFNKQFFYQLSGTLADFIVAVVAVLILGNVWALVFGLLAGNMVMFVVSYFIHPYRPHLSFDVGKGKELFGYGKWILGSSALIFLVTQGDDILVGRLLGVTALGFYQMAYKLSNLPATEITHVISQVTFPVYSKIQDDIPKLREAYLRVFQFTTFLSFPIAGLIFILAYDFTTIFLGEKWLPMVPVMQVLVFAGLVRSLAATAGPIFYAVGKPKIDTKWQIVRLFVIAVLIYPFTIKWELLGASFVVFLSIFICGLGLIFDVIKITKCGIKKFVQQLVYPLMIGTTMVASIVILKLVIDTSEFIGFVSVSIIGFLLFLIMVYFVDKRLNHETLLLIRKMFNF
- a CDS encoding sugar phosphate nucleotidyltransferase produces the protein MKGVILAGGTGSRLYPLTKVTNKHLLPVYDKPMIYYPLQTLVDAEIKDIMIVSGRGHAGHFLELLGSGSDFGVRLTYEIQEEAGGIAQALGLVEDFADDDDVTVILGDNIFQDSIKEDIESFKGGARIFLKEVTDANRFGVAELDGDQVIGIEEKPEVPKTNYAVTGMYIYDNKVFEVIKTLEPSGRGELEITDVNNYYIDNGAMKCKVLDGFWSDAGTFESLLKAGNIVANERKQ
- a CDS encoding glycosyltransferase family 39 protein; translated protein: MSSNLAFNKETIETLTIEISRLPTYIDFYIGIEKLLCFLFISAYIYGFFYIRDRNKTDAIHTKRSKKLINYVLYALICSAIFYYIPYFISSSAALPIVTATFALGLTILYLQRSEKRLSYTLHPKWIRRSYVIDHEKIYELISFLFYGLLLLSILNMMVHPYSSESVSSQATKVIISFGIFSIYINRKQVWNHLQTIQETDPNDFRFKNVGTFAIYLSRELLIPLVQSTREFDRTNPRHERINSIISHTFMGLLLVIAIQSNSSLLLPERLKTPITLATFILGVTSYYLKRVRPISPLMHEMDNEGKQEFIYERFDDTITYASYLLLTFTLLYHLPWSLGDLKTEIIIAAILFGALTFYLNREELKRIEERICQEKLDEKKREKEFAKKYPRINQVWGMRWIGIEIYKEGWLYSGTLISIVLIAFIIRIWNLTILDPYTDEYIHLVAANNLIEMGETSYTRAFLVTHLVKIFFIIGNATSFYEYLFWGRVPGVIFGALTIIPLYYLAKRINKPVAVISGILFAISPWAIGVSRNIREYTYYLFFILIACLILIKMLEYSYDNSKKNTFKLGIYSFVLIGFLYYSSKIDYLSSLKISFLIYPVILFYFLLFNYQKVLTNINFNKKIYYVYLIICLLFGAFLLDFIINNFQVLFGNVEKTELWFNYFFKSSGSPMQWWSDSVFTYIAYLVFSIGFICALYTKKREYFMHFLIFSAFIIFFVFFFNRYASPRYIFYALPFFCILISMSIYSLINLKKVFSKSYSKIAYIVVLFLIISSIFNINNTIYPITSDKHGYVKMTGEHHDKAKDTILFLENEIQEEDVFITTIFGPVIQLAFDININEENNHQYIYRDSERFDRVEEFMENNSQGLMILDWRRNGYWVNGYPKEGEFKVGNITVKTLQNKDGIQVYRWKHEWN
- a CDS encoding glycosyltransferase domain-containing protein, producing the protein MANIVIYTAIFGGYDDLKDPSYISSSCDYVCFTDNPKLKSDIWEVIYFEMEEFPPNLKNRYLKILPHRFFKEYEYSVYVDGNIDIIGDVEILIQKYLIDGFMACPDHPQRSCIYEEAKACIELGRDDEAKINKQMNKYQKLGYPINNGLTENNVLLRRHNVKKVVTVMEDWWSELMCHSKRDQLSFCYVAWKHNFDFTIMDESSRNGDFFIWSPHKKTFFDNICDRLNDLSERLINKSLMVKNFI